One Arthrobacter sp. zg-Y1110 DNA segment encodes these proteins:
- a CDS encoding DUF4236 domain-containing protein has translation MGLVFNRRRKIGKRTTLNASRRGISASTRIGPLTINSRGKASIRLGKGFSFKL, from the coding sequence ATGGGACTTGTTTTCAACCGCCGCAGGAAGATCGGCAAGCGGACCACCCTCAACGCCTCCCGCAGGGGAATCTCGGCGTCGACGAGGATCGGGCCGCTCACGATCAACAGCCGCGGGAAAGCCAGCATCCGCCTTGGCAAGGGATTCAGCTTCAAGCTCTAG
- the dut gene encoding dUTP diphosphatase — MNQTKVLIKKLYPEAVLPKTATPGDAGADLSSLTGGIIPARSWASVDTGIAIELEPGTVGLVHPRSGLAARNGITVLNAPGTIDSGYRGEVKVLLSNTSDTDFVYDAGTRIAQLVIQEYLVPAFQETAEFSESVRGEGGFGHTGTN, encoded by the coding sequence ATGAACCAGACCAAGGTCCTCATCAAGAAGCTGTACCCCGAAGCCGTCCTCCCGAAGACGGCAACCCCCGGCGACGCCGGCGCGGACCTGTCCTCGCTGACCGGAGGCATCATCCCCGCCCGCTCGTGGGCATCAGTTGACACCGGCATCGCCATTGAGCTGGAGCCCGGCACCGTCGGCCTCGTCCACCCGCGCTCCGGGCTGGCCGCCAGGAACGGCATCACCGTCCTGAACGCACCGGGCACGATCGACTCCGGCTACCGCGGCGAGGTCAAGGTCCTGCTGTCCAACACCTCGGACACGGATTTCGTCTACGACGCCGGAACGCGCATCGCCCAGCTTGTCATCCAGGAATACCTGGTGCCGGCCTTCCAGGAGACCGCTGAGTTCAGCGAATCGGTCCGCGGCGAAGGCGGCTTCGGGCACACCGGAACCAACTAA
- a CDS encoding histidine phosphatase family protein translates to MVMPRNLFLVRHGQSEANIMQKASKAGDESLYTEETMTVPDRSWRLTALGVQQAKAAGAWIAEQGIDFDRSIVSTYTRTRETAANLGLDVRWEENRVIRERSWGEIGSMSKQDFRKRYARNAEYRDTDPLYWAPPAGESIANVAENRVRNVLNTLHRENARENVLMVTHGEFMWATRLVLERWSDEEFMARDQDKSQTVHNCTVLQYTGTDPGTGEASEKLNRVRRCWPVQVDGEWTMYVGEWEQFDRKYFTGEELLAKADANRHFFQDTFGS, encoded by the coding sequence ATGGTCATGCCCCGCAATCTCTTCCTGGTCCGTCACGGACAGAGCGAAGCGAACATCATGCAGAAGGCTTCCAAGGCCGGCGACGAAAGCCTCTACACCGAAGAGACGATGACGGTCCCTGACCGTTCCTGGCGCCTCACGGCACTGGGCGTCCAGCAGGCTAAGGCAGCCGGCGCGTGGATTGCCGAGCAGGGCATCGACTTCGACCGCTCCATCGTCTCCACGTACACCCGCACCCGTGAGACCGCGGCCAACCTCGGCCTGGACGTGCGCTGGGAAGAGAACCGCGTCATCCGCGAACGCTCGTGGGGCGAGATCGGCTCCATGTCCAAGCAGGACTTCCGGAAGCGGTATGCCCGCAATGCGGAGTACCGGGACACCGACCCGCTGTACTGGGCGCCGCCGGCCGGGGAATCCATTGCCAACGTGGCCGAGAACCGGGTCCGGAACGTCCTGAACACCCTGCACCGGGAGAACGCCCGCGAAAACGTCCTGATGGTCACCCACGGCGAGTTCATGTGGGCCACCCGCCTCGTGCTGGAGCGCTGGAGCGACGAAGAGTTCATGGCCCGCGACCAGGACAAGTCCCAGACCGTGCACAACTGCACCGTCCTGCAGTACACGGGCACCGACCCGGGGACCGGCGAGGCCAGCGAGAAGCTGAACCGGGTGCGCCGCTGCTGGCCCGTCCAGGTCGACGGCGAGTGGACGATGTACGTCGGGGAGTGGGAGCAGTTCGACCGGAAATACTTCACCGGCGAGGAGCTGCTGGCCAAGGCTGATGCCAACCGGCACTTCTTCCAGGACACCTTCGGAAGCTAA
- the trxB gene encoding thioredoxin-disulfide reductase — MDKIHDVIIIGSGPAGYTAAIYAARANLKPLVFAGMLEAGGELMKTTEVENFPGFPEGILGPELMEKMEAQAERFGARILFEDVESVDLESEVKQVVSEGTTYRARSVIIATGSFYRPLGVPGEAEYSGRGVSYCATCDGSFFGGRDVVVVGGGDSAMEEALFLTKFASLVTVLVRGGNLKASQVMADRARLHPGITFLYNTEVFEVHGEQQVTGLTIMTAGVRKPLAAQGLFVAIGNNPRTALVAGQLPINPDSGTITVEGRSSVTSLPGVFAAGDVIDPTYRQAITAAASGCVAAQDVEHYLASL, encoded by the coding sequence ATGGATAAGATTCACGACGTCATCATCATCGGCTCCGGCCCCGCCGGCTACACAGCGGCCATCTACGCCGCACGCGCCAACCTCAAGCCCCTGGTCTTCGCCGGGATGCTGGAGGCCGGCGGCGAACTCATGAAGACCACCGAAGTGGAAAACTTCCCCGGGTTCCCTGAAGGCATCCTCGGTCCGGAACTCATGGAAAAGATGGAGGCCCAGGCTGAACGCTTCGGCGCCCGGATCCTCTTCGAGGACGTCGAATCGGTCGACCTTGAAAGTGAGGTCAAGCAGGTTGTCTCCGAAGGCACCACCTACCGTGCCCGCTCGGTCATCATCGCCACCGGGTCCTTCTACCGCCCCCTCGGCGTCCCCGGAGAGGCTGAATACTCCGGCCGCGGCGTCAGCTACTGCGCCACCTGCGACGGTTCGTTCTTCGGCGGCAGGGATGTCGTCGTTGTCGGCGGCGGAGACTCGGCAATGGAGGAGGCCCTGTTCCTCACCAAATTCGCCTCCTTGGTGACCGTCCTGGTGCGCGGAGGGAACCTGAAGGCATCCCAGGTCATGGCCGACCGGGCACGCCTGCACCCGGGCATCACCTTCCTCTACAACACAGAGGTCTTCGAAGTGCACGGCGAGCAGCAGGTGACCGGTCTGACGATCATGACCGCCGGCGTCCGGAAGCCCCTGGCCGCGCAGGGACTGTTCGTAGCCATCGGCAACAACCCGCGTACCGCACTGGTTGCAGGCCAGCTGCCCATCAACCCGGACAGCGGTACGATCACCGTTGAAGGACGCAGCTCCGTGACCTCCCTGCCCGGCGTCTTCGCTGCAGGTGACGTTATCGACCCCACGTACAGGCAGGCGATCACGGCCGCCGCCTCCGGCTGCGTGGCCGCCCAGGACGTCGAGCACTACCTGGCATCCCTCTAA
- a CDS encoding DUF7007 domain-containing protein → MTNFSENEHPRSGNGQFENKIHSESGVSLAPTNPYLDADGTEWETDGDEYTDTVVSNVGGIKIEVSKDIRGEELHLNVSDHRGGRPIWLARDVVDSIEEGKERGKALRERAHEYEHNKLEIGMRSPWGTIDYHRVHAPGIDEVGTAGHGGYKLSRKRQAEVDPRWRQRSGWYEEDCAWSIAEITHHRDLTKMKLKDAHETARRWYPEEYTEIVGKNPEHYGLTEFTPITAKESHIVEEREFLAPRAETHDRMLRLDLEPEGHPGMVAVDLSDIPADGKVNDEKPLNPRTVLIPAEEWKETAPAWNERRTLPKAEGRQVFQQAS, encoded by the coding sequence ATGACGAACTTCAGCGAAAACGAGCATCCCCGAAGCGGCAACGGCCAGTTTGAGAACAAGATCCACTCCGAGTCGGGAGTAAGCCTCGCACCAACCAACCCGTACCTGGATGCCGACGGCACCGAATGGGAAACCGATGGCGACGAGTACACCGACACGGTTGTCTCAAACGTCGGCGGCATCAAGATCGAGGTGTCCAAAGACATCCGCGGCGAAGAGCTCCACCTGAACGTCTCCGACCACCGCGGCGGCCGTCCTATCTGGCTGGCCCGCGACGTCGTAGACTCCATCGAAGAGGGTAAAGAGCGCGGCAAGGCCCTGAGGGAGCGGGCCCACGAGTACGAGCACAACAAGCTGGAAATCGGAATGCGTTCGCCCTGGGGAACAATCGACTACCACCGGGTGCACGCGCCCGGCATCGACGAAGTCGGCACGGCCGGCCACGGCGGCTATAAGCTCTCCCGGAAGCGCCAGGCAGAGGTCGACCCACGCTGGCGCCAGAGGTCGGGTTGGTACGAAGAGGACTGCGCGTGGAGCATTGCCGAGATCACCCATCACCGTGACCTGACCAAGATGAAGCTCAAGGATGCCCACGAGACAGCACGGCGCTGGTACCCGGAAGAGTACACAGAGATCGTCGGCAAGAATCCGGAACACTACGGGCTCACCGAGTTCACGCCGATCACCGCCAAGGAATCGCACATCGTTGAGGAGCGGGAGTTCCTGGCGCCCCGTGCTGAGACCCACGACCGGATGCTCCGCCTGGATCTGGAACCCGAAGGCCACCCGGGCATGGTTGCCGTAGACCTCTCCGACATCCCGGCCGACGGCAAAGTGAATGACGAGAAGCCGCTGAACCCACGGACGGTACTGATCCCGGCCGAGGAATGGAAGGAAACGGCGCCGGCCTGGAACGAACGCCGGACGCTGCCGAAGGCTGAAGGACGCCAGGTTTTCCAGCAGGCATCCTGA